In Alteribacter lacisalsi, a genomic segment contains:
- the phnE gene encoding phosphonate ABC transporter, permease protein PhnE, producing METEKNLKKGKGRIPITPTGLKWYLSSSIVLVIALYVLSAYLTDAFPNRVIEGFPIIFSFVVDDLFPPNWGYVRTVSLALLETWNIALLSTTLAAIIAIPFCVLGASNINTNNFFYQFIRIFLNLLRTIPEIILAVLFVAVVGLGALSGVLALTIFSLGIFAKLMSETIETIDPGPLEAIRASGGNVLQVIAYGVVPQVAQHYASYALYILEINVKASVVLGFVGAGGIGLILRQQLNMFNYANVSTIIILTFVTITIIDYVSNKVREGLN from the coding sequence ATGGAAACTGAAAAAAATCTTAAGAAAGGAAAAGGGCGTATACCAATTACTCCAACCGGGTTGAAGTGGTATCTTTCCAGCAGTATTGTCCTGGTTATTGCTCTGTACGTGCTGTCTGCTTATCTGACAGATGCTTTTCCGAACCGTGTCATCGAAGGATTTCCTATTATCTTTTCTTTCGTAGTTGATGATCTGTTCCCTCCAAACTGGGGTTACGTGAGAACGGTTTCCCTTGCCCTTCTGGAAACGTGGAACATTGCCCTTCTGAGTACGACACTTGCCGCAATCATTGCGATTCCTTTCTGTGTACTCGGAGCTTCAAACATTAACACCAACAACTTTTTCTATCAGTTTATCCGTATTTTTCTTAACCTTCTGCGTACGATTCCGGAAATCATCCTTGCGGTACTTTTCGTTGCCGTTGTAGGATTAGGTGCCCTTTCAGGGGTACTTGCCCTTACGATTTTCTCACTCGGTATTTTCGCGAAACTGATGAGTGAGACAATTGAGACGATTGATCCCGGGCCTCTTGAGGCGATCAGAGCCTCAGGCGGAAACGTGCTTCAGGTTATTGCCTACGGTGTCGTGCCGCAGGTAGCCCAGCACTATGCATCCTATGCTCTTTACATTCTTGAAATTAACGTTAAAGCTTCCGTAGTTCTCGGTTTCGTAGGTGCAGGGGGAATCGGTCTGATTCTGCGCCAGCAGCTGAACATGTTCAACTACGCGAACGTTTCTACGATTATTATCCTGACTTTCGTCACCATTACGATTATCGACTATGTTAGTAACAAGGTAAGGGAGGGACTAAACTAA
- the phnC gene encoding phosphonate ABC transporter ATP-binding protein, which produces MLEFKDVSLTYPNGHQGLKNINLKINDGEFIVVVGMSGAGKSTLIRSINRLVTPTSGELLIDGENILKYKEKDLRKLRTKTGMIFQQHNLVKRMSVLRNVMAGRLGHTGTMRSLLGMFPQEDVKLAMKNLNRVGIGEKAYTRADQLSGGQQQRVSIARVVTQKPKVILADEPVASLDPPTSHVVMKDLKRISKEDNLTTLVNLHFIDMAQEYADRIIGLRDGEVVFDGPVSEVTDKTFEEIYGRPIKEDDLLGGDDE; this is translated from the coding sequence ATGTTAGAGTTTAAGGATGTAAGTTTAACGTATCCGAACGGTCATCAGGGACTGAAAAACATTAATCTCAAAATCAACGACGGGGAATTTATTGTTGTCGTAGGAATGTCAGGTGCAGGTAAATCCACCCTGATCCGCAGCATTAACCGTCTTGTCACACCAACTTCAGGGGAACTGCTCATTGATGGAGAAAACATTCTAAAGTATAAGGAAAAAGATCTCAGAAAACTGCGCACGAAAACAGGGATGATTTTCCAGCAGCACAACCTTGTAAAACGGATGTCTGTTCTTCGTAACGTTATGGCCGGACGTCTTGGTCATACCGGTACAATGAGAAGTCTTCTGGGGATGTTTCCGCAGGAAGATGTCAAACTTGCCATGAAGAACCTGAACCGGGTGGGCATTGGTGAAAAGGCTTACACACGGGCGGATCAGCTCAGTGGCGGACAGCAGCAGCGTGTCAGTATTGCGCGTGTTGTGACCCAGAAACCGAAAGTCATTCTTGCTGACGAGCCTGTTGCCAGCCTCGATCCCCCGACATCACACGTCGTTATGAAAGACCTTAAACGCATCAGTAAAGAAGATAATCTTACGACCCTCGTTAACCTTCACTTCATCGACATGGCGCAGGAGTACGCCGACCGGATTATCGGTCTCAGAGATGGTGAAGTTGTCTTTGACGGTCCTGTCAGCGAAGTTACCGATAAAACCTTCGAAGAGATCTACGGCAGACCTATTAAAGAAGACGATCTTCTCGGGGGAGATGACGAATAA
- the yhbH gene encoding sporulation protein YhbH, producing the protein MKSNVGKNYVVSQDNWSLHRKGYQDQQRHQEKVQEAINKNLPDLVSEESIVMSNGRDVIKIPIRSLDEYKIRYNYDKNKHVGQGDGDSEVGDVVARDGSPQQGAGKGEGAGDQAGEDYYEAEVAISELEELLFRELELPNLQQKEEDNIVVEDIDFNDIRKKGLMGNIDKRRTIIQAIKRNAMSGKNSIMPIYNDDLRFKTWNEKVKPESKAVVLAMMDTSGSMGRWEKYMARSFFFWMTRFLRTKYETVDIEFIAHHTEAKVVSEDDFFMKGESGGTICSSAYRKALELVDGKYSPERYNIYPFHFSDGDNLTSDNQRCLKLVKELMEMSSMFGYGEVNQYNRPSTLMSAYKNIRDERFRHFILREKGDVYQSLKWFFRKEDEVLQ; encoded by the coding sequence ATGAAAAGTAACGTCGGTAAGAATTATGTTGTCTCTCAGGATAATTGGTCCCTCCACCGAAAAGGCTACCAGGATCAGCAACGCCACCAGGAGAAAGTCCAGGAAGCGATCAATAAAAATCTCCCGGATCTGGTGAGCGAAGAAAGCATTGTCATGTCAAACGGCCGGGACGTCATAAAAATTCCAATAAGATCTCTTGATGAGTATAAAATCCGCTATAACTATGACAAAAACAAACATGTGGGCCAGGGTGACGGCGACAGTGAAGTAGGCGATGTGGTGGCAAGGGACGGATCACCGCAGCAGGGTGCCGGTAAAGGTGAAGGTGCCGGAGACCAGGCGGGGGAAGATTATTACGAAGCTGAAGTAGCTATCTCGGAACTTGAAGAGCTGCTGTTCAGAGAGCTCGAACTGCCGAACCTTCAGCAGAAGGAAGAGGACAACATTGTCGTTGAGGATATCGATTTTAATGATATTCGCAAAAAAGGGCTCATGGGCAATATCGATAAGCGGCGGACCATTATCCAGGCCATCAAACGAAATGCCATGAGCGGAAAAAACAGTATCATGCCGATTTACAATGACGATCTGCGCTTTAAGACATGGAATGAGAAAGTAAAGCCCGAGTCCAAAGCCGTTGTACTTGCGATGATGGACACGAGCGGCAGTATGGGCCGATGGGAAAAGTACATGGCCAGAAGCTTCTTTTTCTGGATGACACGTTTTCTCCGGACAAAATACGAAACAGTAGACATTGAATTCATTGCCCATCATACGGAAGCAAAAGTCGTTTCTGAAGATGATTTCTTTATGAAAGGGGAAAGCGGGGGAACAATCTGTTCATCCGCCTACCGGAAAGCACTGGAACTCGTCGACGGGAAATATTCACCGGAACGTTATAATATCTATCCTTTCCATTTTTCCGATGGCGACAATTTAACATCAGATAACCAGCGCTGCCTAAAGCTCGTAAAGGAACTGATGGAGATGTCCAGCATGTTCGGCTACGGGGAAGTGAACCAGTACAACCGGCCGTCCACACTCATGAGTGCATACAAAAACATCCGTGATGAACGGTTCAGACACTTTATTCTGAGGGAAAAGGGAGATGTCTACCAGTCTCTTAAATGGTTCTTCAGAAAGGAAGATGAAGTGCTTCAGTAG
- the phnE gene encoding phosphonate ABC transporter, permease protein PhnE: MNEEVKFPPKPNRTKFKIKLGITAAILAFLYTIAFVFTGFEVRPSASSAWHTLERIFISPFFDADVRAKFPELVGYMLETIAIAYAGLAVASILAIPVGFLAARNMTGGRLSYVGKAILNAIRAIPELIFAIIFVAAVGIGPYAGVLAISINSIGMLGKLYAEVIETIDMSKVEAIKASGGNRVQAMWYGVLPQVVPEFSSYAIYRFEIDVRASTVLGIVGAGGIGFPLLLATQQRNWEDVGMILYVVVIFVTLIDILSGKIRKKLV, from the coding sequence ATGAATGAAGAAGTGAAATTCCCTCCAAAACCGAATCGGACAAAGTTTAAAATCAAACTCGGGATTACTGCCGCCATTCTGGCGTTCCTTTACACGATTGCCTTTGTTTTTACCGGATTTGAGGTGCGTCCATCCGCATCATCAGCGTGGCATACACTGGAGCGGATCTTTATATCCCCGTTCTTTGATGCCGATGTAAGAGCCAAGTTCCCTGAACTCGTAGGCTACATGCTTGAAACAATTGCGATTGCCTACGCTGGTCTGGCTGTAGCCTCCATTTTGGCGATTCCGGTAGGATTCCTTGCTGCCCGTAACATGACAGGCGGAAGACTTTCCTACGTTGGTAAAGCGATCCTGAATGCAATCCGTGCTATTCCTGAGCTCATTTTTGCGATTATCTTCGTTGCTGCCGTCGGTATCGGTCCATATGCCGGGGTACTCGCCATCAGTATTAACTCGATCGGGATGCTCGGTAAGCTGTATGCTGAAGTAATCGAAACCATTGACATGTCTAAAGTAGAAGCGATCAAGGCGAGCGGTGGTAACCGCGTTCAGGCCATGTGGTACGGTGTACTTCCACAGGTAGTTCCTGAATTCTCGTCCTATGCGATCTACCGTTTTGAAATCGATGTTCGTGCTTCCACTGTACTCGGGATCGTAGGTGCCGGTGGTATTGGTTTCCCGCTTCTGCTCGCGACACAGCAGCGTAACTGGGAAGATGTCGGTATGATCCTCTATGTTGTTGTTATTTTCGTTACGCTTATCGATATTCTCAGTGGTAAAATCCGTAAGAAACTCGTTTAA
- a CDS encoding inositol monophosphatase family protein: MMDQSAIHRFAVALAKEAGLMLMDSLTQNIAAEYKTSAADLVTEMDRKIECFFAEKVNTEFPEHMILGEEGTVTDQRSYIPEEETVWLIDPIDGTTNFVHQKRNFAISVGVYHKGSPIAGVIFDPAEGECFHALSGEGAWLNETKLERLSPTSEEEALIAMNSLWLVPNEYADFEKMQSLVSKVRGVRCQGSAALELAHVACGRLDGSIAFGLGPWDFGAGLVLLKEVGAVVTTSGNDSIYPFDHSSVIAAKPGLHEILAASYLR; encoded by the coding sequence ATGATGGATCAATCCGCCATACATCGTTTTGCCGTTGCCTTGGCAAAAGAAGCCGGGCTTATGCTAATGGATTCATTGACTCAAAATATCGCAGCGGAATATAAAACATCTGCTGCCGACCTTGTAACCGAAATGGACCGTAAAATTGAGTGTTTTTTTGCTGAAAAGGTAAATACCGAATTTCCGGAGCATATGATTCTGGGTGAAGAAGGGACTGTCACTGACCAGCGCAGTTACATACCAGAAGAGGAGACAGTATGGCTGATCGACCCGATCGACGGAACAACAAATTTCGTCCATCAGAAGCGCAATTTTGCCATATCAGTTGGTGTATATCATAAAGGAAGCCCGATTGCAGGAGTCATTTTTGATCCAGCCGAAGGAGAATGCTTTCATGCTCTTTCCGGGGAGGGGGCCTGGCTGAACGAGACGAAGCTGGAAAGGCTCTCGCCAACGTCCGAGGAAGAGGCTCTGATCGCCATGAATTCACTCTGGCTCGTGCCGAATGAGTATGCTGATTTTGAAAAGATGCAGTCACTCGTCTCCAAGGTCCGCGGGGTCCGCTGTCAGGGGTCAGCGGCCCTTGAACTTGCTCACGTGGCGTGCGGGAGACTGGATGGCTCCATTGCATTTGGACTTGGTCCGTGGGATTTCGGTGCCGGTCTGGTTTTACTGAAGGAAGTCGGCGCTGTAGTCACAACTTCCGGAAATGATTCTATTTACCCGTTTGACCATTCGTCTGTGATCGCTGCAAAACCGGGTCTTCATGAGATTCTTGCGGCGTCGTATCTGCGTTAA
- the phnD gene encoding phosphate/phosphite/phosphonate ABC transporter substrate-binding protein, whose product MFKKKFLSVTLGLAMATALTACGEGDDAEGGADNGTDDGNGEDTAEEEDGGDEEAAEDIDELIMGFVPSQDAGEIADTAQPLADRLSEELGVDVEASVMVDYVGLIEAMRTQQVDIGFLPPFGFVQAEERAGVEVILKAERHGETSYKAQYTVPADSHLESVEQLAEEEGLTWAYADDLSTSGFLFPASQQKSFGVEDIDSHFIRTTTGGHDNALIALYDGAADFATTFDDARDNLADEFPDVYDDLRVLGYTDPIPNDTISVRSDLPDNWKEDIKAAFLTFQDDEEMLEVLDEIYNWTGIAEASTEDYDVVREVFAEFEDELSE is encoded by the coding sequence TTGTTTAAGAAGAAATTTCTTTCTGTAACACTCGGTCTTGCAATGGCTACAGCACTTACTGCCTGTGGTGAAGGCGACGACGCTGAAGGCGGTGCCGACAACGGTACTGACGACGGTAACGGAGAAGACACTGCTGAAGAGGAAGATGGCGGCGACGAAGAAGCAGCTGAAGACATCGACGAACTCATCATGGGCTTCGTACCATCTCAGGATGCTGGAGAAATTGCTGACACAGCTCAGCCTCTTGCCGATCGTCTGTCAGAAGAACTTGGCGTAGACGTTGAAGCTTCTGTAATGGTTGACTATGTAGGACTGATTGAGGCAATGAGAACGCAACAGGTTGACATCGGATTCCTGCCACCGTTTGGTTTTGTTCAGGCTGAAGAGCGCGCTGGTGTTGAAGTAATTCTTAAAGCAGAGCGTCACGGTGAAACTTCCTACAAAGCTCAGTACACTGTACCTGCAGACTCTCACCTTGAATCTGTTGAGCAGCTTGCTGAAGAAGAAGGCCTCACTTGGGCTTATGCAGATGACCTGTCTACATCCGGTTTCCTTTTCCCTGCATCTCAGCAGAAAAGCTTCGGAGTTGAAGATATTGACTCTCACTTCATCCGTACAACAACAGGCGGTCATGACAACGCCCTGATTGCACTTTACGATGGAGCAGCGGACTTCGCTACAACGTTTGACGATGCCCGTGACAACCTTGCTGATGAGTTCCCTGACGTATATGACGACCTTCGCGTTCTTGGTTACACAGATCCGATCCCTAACGATACAATCTCTGTCCGCAGTGATCTTCCAGACAACTGGAAAGAAGATATCAAAGCTGCATTCCTGACTTTCCAGGATGACGAAGAAATGCTTGAAGTACTTGACGAAATCTACAACTGGACTGGAATCGCAGAAGCTTCTACTGAAGACTACGATGTTGTCCGTGAAGTATTCGCTGAGTTCGAAGACGAGCTTTCAGAGTAA